Genomic DNA from Candidatus Desulfatibia profunda:
CCGTTATCAAGTACGGCTTTTTCCAGCCGGATACACACGGTATCGACCACCGTTTCTGGATGGGTAGTCTTATCGGCGGCGCTATTTTCGGTCTGGGAATGGTGATCGCCGGTGCCTGCGCCAGTTCCGGTCTGTGGCGGGCCGGTGAAGGCAACACCAAAATCTGGCTGGCCATCGTCGGTTTTATTACCGTGTATCCTTGGTTTAAATATGAAGTTCAGACCACCGCTCTGGGCCCCTTTCTGGGAAAGGGAATTTATCTCGTCGATATCTTAACCTGGACCTGGACCCCGGTTTTTTACATCGCCTTTTTCCTTGTCTGGTACTTACTGGCGGTGTATAATGCCAAAACGGAAAAGTTCGTGATATCATTTTAAAGGAGTGAAACTATGGACAAAGAAGCGTTAGCAGCCATTAAGGCGGACATCGTACTGGATACCCGGGGCCTGAGCTGCCCCATGCCGATCTTGAGGGTCAAGAAAGAACTCAAGACCATGAAAAAAGGCCAAATCGTTGAAGTCTGGAGCACCGATCCCGGCTCCAAAAAGGACATGCCCGATTTTGCCAAAAAGCAAGGTGAAGAATTTTTGGGCTATCTTGATGAAACAGGCTATACAAGATATATTATCAAAAAAGGAGGATAACTTGCCAAAAGTTGATAAAGTTGCCGTACTCATCAAAGACGTTGACCAGCAGTATGAGGGGCTGCGCACCAGCCTTGGTTTGCTTCTGGAAGCAGCCTCGGTTCAAATGTATGTTCTGGATCATGAAATCGAAACCATGGATGAAGCTTACCGGGATAATATGGAATTCATCGACGAGATGGAGGGCGAGCGTTTTTCCAACCATCCGGCCAATGTCGAAAAATACGGCTTCCAACCGGTAACCATTGAGGAAATTCTGGTCAAGCTCAAAGAGGCCGACCTGATCATTCCTTTTTAGAGGCAGAGGCAAAAAATGATGAAACTACTTAATATTGTTCGGTCAAAACCCGACGATACGGTCAAAAGGTTCCTAGAAGCTTTTTCCGGAGGCAAGCAAGACAAAGTGGTTACTCTTTATGCAGGGGACGTAGACTGGTCCGCACTTGTGGACGATATTTTTTCACATGACAGGATTATCTGCTGGTGGTAAGCAGTTATTGTCCGGAAATGGCCTTTTTCCGCAATCTCTGTGTCAATCTGCGGAATTGCTTGTGCGGCATACAAGCTGTATGCCTCCGTGCAATTCCTTGATTTNNNNNNNNNNNNNNNNNNNNNNNNNNNNNNNNNNNNNNNNNNNNNNNNNNNNNNNNNNNNNNNNNNNNNNNNNNNNNNNNNNNNNNNNNNNNNNNNNNNNNNNNNNNNNNNNNNNNNNNNNNNNNNNNNNNNNNNNNNNNNNNNNNNNNNNNNNNNNNNNNNNNNNNNNNNNNNNNNNNNNNNNNNNNNNNNNNNNNNNNNNNNNNNNNNNNNNNNNNNNNNNNNNNNNNNNNNNNNNNNNNNNNNNNNNNNNNNNNNNNNNNNNNNNNNNNNNNNNNNNNNNNNNNNNNNNNNNNNNNNNNNNNNNNNNNNNNNNNNNNNNNNNNNNNNNNNNNNNNNNNNNNNNNNNNNNCCGGTGTCGGGTTTAAAGACTTTGCCACCCAGGCCAGAAACGCAGAAATGATCAGCGAGTGCGATCGATACGTTGTTTTTTAATCCTAAGCTGAGCGTTTGAAATTTTAAAAGGGGATCAAATATCTTTCGCTCAACTTAGGTCAATATAACGCTGATATGACAGCAACCGATCATAAATTCATAAGCAACACATAAAGAAAGGTATGTGGCATGGAGAGAAAAGGTATCCTCATTTTTTTTACGATTCTATTCACCGTTGGTTTTCTTGGCCTGAGCATCGCGGCCGAAAAAAAAGGGAACAGCCGCAAAGGGAAGTTTCTTTTCCGCAAAAGCTGCCGGGAATGTCATGACGGCAATAAGGCTCAAGAACTGGGCCCTTTCCAGAAAAAGACCAAGGAGTGGGAGGCTGTTTTTGCCAAAGACAAATACAAGGAATACAAGTGTAAAGCTGAATGGGAAAAGCTCTCCGAACAGGATCTGATCGATATCCTGCAATACCTGCGCGACGGTGCCGCCGATTCAAAGGTCCCGCGCGGATGCGGTTAAAAGGCGGCTATCCCTGGTCGTTACGGATATTGTTTGAGTTTGCGCCACAGGGTGTTGGCACCGATACCGAGAATTTTGGCCGCTTGCGCCTTCTTGCCCTCGCAGAAGTCCAGCACGCTTAAAATATATTTTTTTTCCAACTCGGCCATGGAGGGCCATCCCTCTTTCACGTGCTGGAGTGCGCTGGCATCATTGGCTGCCGTGAGCGCCGGCGGGAGGTGCTCAAGTCGAATTTTTTGATTACCCGCCAAGATACTGGCCCGTTCGATGGCATTGGCAAGTTCCCTTACATTACCGGGCCAATCGTAGTTTTCGAGTACATGGGCTACCTGCGGTGAAAAGCCCAAAGAGCTTGGCGCATTTTTTGACAGAAAGAAACGGGCTATCGGCAGAATATCATCCCGGCGTTCCCGCAGGGCCGGTATGTGAATCGGAAAGACATTGAGCCGGTAGTAAAGGTCTGCCCTGAATTTTCCCTCTTTCATCAGCTGCTCAAGATCCCGATTGGTACTTGCAATCACCCGAGCCTTAATCGGGAGTTCCGTATTGCCGCCGACGGGGCGAACTTTTTTTTCCTGCAGGGCCCGCAGGAGCTTTACCTGAATCGAAAGCGGCACATCACCGATTTCATCTAAAAAAATGGTGCCGGAACCGGCTTCAATCAGCAATCCTTTTTTGTCACGATCAGCACCGGTAAAAGCGCCTTTGCAATGGCCGAACAGCTCGGATTCCAGCAATGCCAGCGGCAGGGCCGTGCAGTTGATGGCCAAAAATTTGGAACCGGCTCTCGGAGACAAAGAGTGGATGAAATTGGCGACAACCTCCTTGCCCACGCCGGTTTCTCCCGTAATCAGCACATTGGCAAACGTGTTGGCCACTTGCTGAGCCATCTCCATAACCCTGGTCATGCTTTTGCTGCGGAAGGGCAGCCATTCGGGATTTTTAGGCGCGGCAGGATCGTTTGGGCGCGCACCTTTTGTTTTGGGGACCTTCTTGCTGCGGCCGGCTACCAGTTGTTTATCGAGCTGGGCGTACTTTTGCCGCAAGTCATAATTCTTATTGGCTTCCATGAATCTTAGGCCCTGTTCGCCCCATTGCTCTACGAACCTGCCTTCAAACGAACAGTGCTGCCTGTGAAAGCATTCTTGCTCCTGAACCAGGACGTCGCGCTCAAAACAGATCGAAGCATACCCGCTGAGATAGCCGCACAGGACATAGCATACCGGCCCGGTGTCGGTTAGTTTCAGATGTTTATGGGAATCGACTTCATAGGAATTGAACCAGCGGCCGCGGAAAAGCAAATGTTCCTGATCCGGGTTAAACGCAAGATAATTCAAAACCGTTTTGCAATAACCCCGCTGGGTCTGCATGATCGTGCCGGCCTGGAACCATTCTTCCTTGCTGTCCCACTGGTACATCTTCCCCAGGCTTTTGGCATCCATGAGACCTACTTGATAGCCGTAATGAAAGATGACGGGCTGGCACTCTTCCCAGCCCAAATTCTCGACAATCATGCGGCGCAGTTCCATTAGTATGTTGCCGTCGAATATCAAAACGCGCCGGTTTTCCAGTTCGACCAGGCCGCGGTCCGGTTGGAAATCCAGCACGTCGATAATTGAAAGGTCTGATGGTTTCATCTTGGGTTCTCCGGCTGTGTTTTACACCAATTTCAGCATTCGTGAAATAATTTGAAGGAATCAAACTAAATTCCATTTTGGAACATAATATTCCAAAATGGAATAAAAGTCAACCCGGATTTGGAGTCAAGGCCACTCAACCTTGCGCCGGGATGTGTTTTTGATATGTTTTCTATCGGTTGGGTTCAGAAATCGAATTTTGGCATACTTTTTGAAAGTAATTTATGTTATGGTAGTTTGACCCGTGCAAGTAGCTTGGTGCAGATGATTACGGTAATCCGCTACGGGCGCTTTATTTGGGTTTGCGGATGGTGCCGGGTTTATCAACCTTATAAATTCCTGGAAAGGGGGTGATGGTGCAAAGACTGTCTGGATGTGGATGTTTTGAACCATAAGCTTCAAACATTTTAAATCACTTTACAAAGGGGGAAAAAGCATGAAACGATTCACGATATTGATGCTTACATTGCTTATGGCGTTGGCGTTTGCAAGCACTTCAATGGCCTACGATTGGGACTTCCCGAATTACATGGCCTTTGGAGGCGGCGATAAGGACTGGTTTACCGATGACCTAGGGTCCAATTACGCCAAGGACTGGACGCGGGCACAGGTCGAGGAGTTTGTTAAGCGTCCCTGGACAGCACAAGAAAAGGAACTATTGCTGGGCCCGCCCGAACTGGGATACATTCTTGATAAACACAAATTTATGCTCCATAAAGTCAAGGCCAAAAAGGGTGAGGTCCTGACGCCGACACAACTGTATGAAAACGGCCGGACCTACTGGATGCCGCTCATGCTCCAGTACGGCTGCGGCATGAACATGAAAACCTTCAAGAAAATCTGGATCGATGAAGGCAAATGGAAAGATCCCAAGCACCTTTTGTTGGATATTCGCATGGAATCCGAATTTCTCCAGGGCCATATCCCGGGCGCCATTCGCGTCGATACCGGTTTGGATATGTGGCATCTTCCCGCTTTGAAGTATCCTGGTGATGCCACGTATTATTTGCAATGCAAAAGCGGCACCCCGGAGGACGGCGGCATCCGCGGCGCCCTGGTGGCCCGGCGTATGAGGATCATGGGCTATAGCGGCGATATCTTTAACCTCACCGACGGGTTCAGGGGCTGGCTGGAATTAGGATATCCGATCATCAACCGCCACGGCCAGTTTAGCCTGGTTCCGGGAACTTTCCAGAAACCGGATCCATACTTCGACAAGGAGAAATATCCCAAAAGATTGCCGTATTCTCCGCAACCGTAAAGGAAAAGGCGACAATAATGAATGGTGCGGTGGCAATAAATTAGGGAACCAGCGCACCCTGACTAAAGAAATCCCCGTGGTTGAACCGATCATTCCTTTCGTGGGAGGGTTCACCACGGGTTTTCTTTTTTTGGCACGTAAATTGTATAACCCTAATCGAGGGGGGGGTTCACGGTTTCTTTAAAAAACTGTGAACGTGATGAGTAAATCCTGAATATCATGTCGATGCTGTCTTAAACGAATTCTATGATTTGCAATGATTTATGCCGTCATTAACAGTATACAATCGACGCTGCAAAAGAAAAAAATCGATGTAAAGGAAGGAAAAAAATATGGCTAAAAATCTAACAACGGTTATCAAATCCTCAAAGAACGAAGTCAGCATTTCAAGGGATAAGGGAATCGTCATCATCGGCGAGCGGATCAACCCCACCGGCCGGAATGCCCTTCAGGCCGAGCTCAAGGCCGGGAAATTCGACATGGTGCGCCGGGATGCCGTGGCCCAGCTTCGAGCCGGGGCGGCCATCCTGGACATTAATTCCGGACTGCCCAGAATCGATGAACCTGCACTGCTGGTGCAGATGATCAAAGAAGTCCGGGCGGCGGCCGACGACCCTCCGATCTGTATCGACACCCCCAACCTCAAAGCGCTGGAAGCTGGGCTGAGTTATTACTGTAAGGACGGTGCCAAGCCCCTGGTGAACTCGGTCACGGCCGAGACCGAAAGCCTTAAAAACATACTTCCCCTGATCAAACAGTATGGGGCGGCCGTCATCGGGCTGTGCAGCGGCGATAAGGGCATCCCGGAAACCGCCGAGGACCGCTTAAAAAACGCTGATAAAATCATCGAGGAAGCGGCCAAGTTGGGTATCCCGGCCGAAGACATCGTGATTGATTGTCTGGTCTTGACGCTGGGCGCCAAATGGGAGGCCGGCAAGATCGCCCTGGACGCCATTGCCATGATCGTTGACAAATACGGCGTCAATATTACCATGGGAGCCAGCAACATTTCGTTTGGTTTGCCGGACAGGGAAAATCTCACTTCCTTTTTCATGACCATGGCGGCCATGGCCGGATTGACCTGCCCGATATGCAATCCGCTCAAAACACAGGAAGTTATTGCCCTGAAGGCCGCCGACCTAGTTTTGGCCAGGGATCGCTATGGCATGAAATGGATCAAGGGTTTCCGGGCCCGCCAAAGTGCTTGAAAATTCGTAACACCAGAAAATGAGGCTGTATGGAAACGGCCATCGTAATTTTCCAGCCCTCGGGCCATAGAGGGAAGATATCCAAAGGAAAAACTATTCTGGAGGCCGCCCGCGAGCTTGGTGAAAATATCGAGTCTCTGTGCGGCGGTAAAGGGGCCTGCGGAAAGTGCCGGGTGCTGATTGCCGAGGGTCAATACCCCAAGTACGGCGTCGAATCCAGCCGCAACCACCTCTCCGGCTGGCAGGAATCGGAAGCACGTTTTATTACCCCTAAAATGAAAAAAGAAGGATATCGTCTGGCCTGCAGTGCCGCCATTCAGGATGATATCCTGGTCTTTGTGCCGGAAGAGTCCAGGGCTTCCAAGCAAATTGTCTCCAAGCGCCCCCGTCTGCTCCCCGTCGATTATGATCCGGTTGTCAAAAAATATTTTTTAATCGTGAATCCACCCTCCCAGAGCGATTCCCGCGGGGATCTGGAGCGTATCTTGAGTGCACTAAAGGTGCAATACGGCCTGGAAAATCTCGGGTGCGATATCGACATGCTGCATTCCTGCGATATCGATGTGTTAAGGAGCCTTCCCATTCAGCTTCGCCGGCAGAATTGGCAGGTAACCGTCAGTATCTGGATGGACCGCGAAATTATTCGCATCCAGGCCGGAAGGTGGCCGAACAGTTACGGCATTGCCGTCGACATCGGGACGACAACCGTTGTGGCTTCTTTAGTGCAATTGAATTCCATGCGGATCCTGGATACACAATATATCATGAATCCCCAGGTCAAGTACGGCGAAGACGTGATTTCCCGCGTCAACTACCATGCTCAAAATAAAGATGGTCTCCAGCAGATGAATACGGACATCGTCGCGGCGCTCAACCGCATGATCACGGCGCTGCTCAGGTCCACATGGCCTCAGGATACGGATTGGCCCGCAACAAACGGAAATTTTGATTTCAGTGAAACTCAAAAGCAGCGTTTAAAAACGGAAGAAAAACACTTATGTCTGATTCCCGAGGATATCGAGGATGTCACCATTGTCGGCAATACCATCATGCATCACATCTTTCTGCAACTCGATCCCAGACATGTGGCCCTCTCGCCCTTTCCGCCCGTTGTTCAAAAAAGCCTGAATATCAAGGCCAGAAATCTGGGAATCAACATATGCCCTTCGGCCTACGTTCACATCCTGCCCAACGAAGCCGGCTTTGTGGGGGCCGATAATGTCGCCGTCCTCACTGCGGAAGCACCTTATAAAAGTGACCAGATTCAATTGATTATCGATATCGGTACCAACGGCGAACTGGTCCTGGGAAACAAAGAACGGCTGCTGTCCACTTCCTGCGCTACCGGCCCGGCTTTCGAAGGCGCCGAAATCACCTGTGGAATGCGCGCCGCAGCCGGGGCCATCGAGCGGATCGCCATCGATCCTGAAACCCATGAAGTGATTTACAAGGTGGTCGCCAACGACACCTGGTCAAACTACGCCAAAACCGGGGAACTGAAAACGCGCGGGATCTGCGGGTCGGGCATCATGGATATCCTGGCCGAGCTTTACCGGACCGGAATTATCAATAAAAGCGGAGCTTTCCGAAAGAATGTAAAATCACCCCGCTATCGGATCAATCCTGAGACCCGCCAGCAGGAATTTGTGATTGCCTGGGCCGCGGAGACGGCCACCGGCCGGGACATCACCGTAACGCAGAAGGATATCCGCCAGATCCAGCTTGCCAAGGCCGCCATTTACACCGGTTGTAAATTGCTGATGCGCCTGTGGGGTACGGACCGGGTGGATATCATCAAGATTGCCGGCGGTTTCGGGCTTCACATTGATCCTGTCAAGACGCTGATCATGGGAATGATACCGGACTGTGACCCCGCCCGGATCGTCCCCATCGGCAACGCCGCCGGTACCGGTGCCCTTGCCACGTTATTGAACCGGGGAAAAAGAGCCGAATCCGACTGGGTGGCCCGCATGGTCGAATATGTCGACCTGGCTTCGTTGAAGGATTTTAAAGCAGAATTCATTGAAGCCCTGCATATCCCTCATAAAAAAGATTCTTTTCCCCATCTGGAATCGATCCTGCCGCCGGAAATTCTTTTCCAAAAGTAGAACCTAAATACTCTATTTCGTAAATTTAATGAGGTATTTTATAGCAGTCTATCACATTCAAAGGGGCCAATGATTATCAAAGTGACTAAAGTTTGAAGTGAGCTAAAGTTATGGTATTCTGTCAATTTTACATGAATGGAGCAAAGCGACACCTTAACTTTAGGCACTTTAGATCACTTTAGGCACTTTTAACTTTGTTAGACGGTTTTCAAGCAAGGTTGAAGCCGATCAGAATCGTCCCCAGGTCGTGTGCTTTGAGATCCCAGCCAAAACGTTCCTTAAAGTACACATCCGCCGACCCAATGGGAGAAGCCGAAAGCACTGCCCGGATTCCTGCAACACCCTCGATCTCAGGGAAAGGCAGGCCGCCGATGACAAAGACCGGAGCTTGGCCGCGAGTTGCTTTGATCCTGTCAAGATACAGGACAAAATTTTTTCGAAGCACCTTGACGTTCTCGTCCGCGGCAAGTTCTTGCAGGCGAGCGGCATCGGTCACTTCCTCGCCGATAACCACGCCCCC
This window encodes:
- a CDS encoding sulfurtransferase TusA family protein, coding for MDKEALAAIKADIVLDTRGLSCPMPILRVKKELKTMKKGQIVEVWSTDPGSKKDMPDFAKKQGEEFLGYLDETGYTRYIIKKGG
- a CDS encoding cytochrome c; protein product: MERKGILIFFTILFTVGFLGLSIAAEKKGNSRKGKFLFRKSCRECHDGNKAQELGPFQKKTKEWEAVFAKDKYKEYKCKAEWEKLSEQDLIDILQYLRDGAADSKVPRGCG
- a CDS encoding sigma 54-interacting transcriptional regulator, producing the protein MKPSDLSIIDVLDFQPDRGLVELENRRVLIFDGNILMELRRMIVENLGWEECQPVIFHYGYQVGLMDAKSLGKMYQWDSKEEWFQAGTIMQTQRGYCKTVLNYLAFNPDQEHLLFRGRWFNSYEVDSHKHLKLTDTGPVCYVLCGYLSGYASICFERDVLVQEQECFHRQHCSFEGRFVEQWGEQGLRFMEANKNYDLRQKYAQLDKQLVAGRSKKVPKTKGARPNDPAAPKNPEWLPFRSKSMTRVMEMAQQVANTFANVLITGETGVGKEVVANFIHSLSPRAGSKFLAINCTALPLALLESELFGHCKGAFTGADRDKKGLLIEAGSGTIFLDEIGDVPLSIQVKLLRALQEKKVRPVGGNTELPIKARVIASTNRDLEQLMKEGKFRADLYYRLNVFPIHIPALRERRDDILPIARFFLSKNAPSSLGFSPQVAHVLENYDWPGNVRELANAIERASILAGNQKIRLEHLPPALTAANDASALQHVKEGWPSMAELEKKYILSVLDFCEGKKAQAAKILGIGANTLWRKLKQYP
- a CDS encoding rhodanese-like domain-containing protein, with translation MKRFTILMLTLLMALAFASTSMAYDWDFPNYMAFGGGDKDWFTDDLGSNYAKDWTRAQVEEFVKRPWTAQEKELLLGPPELGYILDKHKFMLHKVKAKKGEVLTPTQLYENGRTYWMPLMLQYGCGMNMKTFKKIWIDEGKWKDPKHLLLDIRMESEFLQGHIPGAIRVDTGLDMWHLPALKYPGDATYYLQCKSGTPEDGGIRGALVARRMRIMGYSGDIFNLTDGFRGWLELGYPIINRHGQFSLVPGTFQKPDPYFDKEKYPKRLPYSPQP
- a CDS encoding dihydropteroate synthase — encoded protein: MAKNLTTVIKSSKNEVSISRDKGIVIIGERINPTGRNALQAELKAGKFDMVRRDAVAQLRAGAAILDINSGLPRIDEPALLVQMIKEVRAAADDPPICIDTPNLKALEAGLSYYCKDGAKPLVNSVTAETESLKNILPLIKQYGAAVIGLCSGDKGIPETAEDRLKNADKIIEEAAKLGIPAEDIVIDCLVLTLGAKWEAGKIALDAIAMIVDKYGVNITMGASNISFGLPDRENLTSFFMTMAAMAGLTCPICNPLKTQEVIALKAADLVLARDRYGMKWIKGFRARQSA
- a CDS encoding DUF4445 domain-containing protein — its product is METAIVIFQPSGHRGKISKGKTILEAARELGENIESLCGGKGACGKCRVLIAEGQYPKYGVESSRNHLSGWQESEARFITPKMKKEGYRLACSAAIQDDILVFVPEESRASKQIVSKRPRLLPVDYDPVVKKYFLIVNPPSQSDSRGDLERILSALKVQYGLENLGCDIDMLHSCDIDVLRSLPIQLRRQNWQVTVSIWMDREIIRIQAGRWPNSYGIAVDIGTTTVVASLVQLNSMRILDTQYIMNPQVKYGEDVISRVNYHAQNKDGLQQMNTDIVAALNRMITALLRSTWPQDTDWPATNGNFDFSETQKQRLKTEEKHLCLIPEDIEDVTIVGNTIMHHIFLQLDPRHVALSPFPPVVQKSLNIKARNLGINICPSAYVHILPNEAGFVGADNVAVLTAEAPYKSDQIQLIIDIGTNGELVLGNKERLLSTSCATGPAFEGAEITCGMRAAAGAIERIAIDPETHEVIYKVVANDTWSNYAKTGELKTRGICGSGIMDILAELYRTGIINKSGAFRKNVKSPRYRINPETRQQEFVIAWAAETATGRDITVTQKDIRQIQLAKAAIYTGCKLLMRLWGTDRVDIIKIAGGFGLHIDPVKTLIMGMIPDCDPARIVPIGNAAGTGALATLLNRGKRAESDWVARMVEYVDLASLKDFKAEFIEALHIPHKKDSFPHLESILPPEILFQK